A single region of the Arthrobacter sp. PAMC25564 genome encodes:
- a CDS encoding DNA cytosine methyltransferase encodes MSTALLERQSVLDDLLLFMQQANNELTATDMFCGAGGSSTGALEVPGVTIKTAMNHWARAIETHNANHPETEHVCADIQITDPRYIATSDILWASPECTNHSVAKGKKRVTNQHDLFGDSIADEAADRSRATMWDVPRFAEWHKYKLIITENVVDAAKWVMFDAWLMAMDALGYEHHIVYMNSMHAQLGGLPAPQSRDRMYVMFWLKGNRRPNFDLLMPLAHCGTCDETVRCVQSWKNPNYRWGRYKAQYVYRCPNTRCKNAIIEPGWLPAASAIDWKLRGQRIGDRTKPLVPKTMARIAAGLKRYHGKAVSIDAVRGAEIISPVHAEPFQTQTTSYTRSLLVPVEGREGKQAQLASDPMRTQTTRNETGLLALPLIMRNNSSRGSGAEMSKPATEPLGTITTAGHQSLIATPGSRLLMEYYGNGQMHPVSKAIPTISTTDRFAMITTMRGTSPEHLAASNAPTTDPFGTFSAGGQHHAVTEWTVPEIEDCEFRMLEPYEISAGMAFPKSYIMTGNKREQVKQAGNAVTPPAARDLFIVAALSLSDAGSLVAA; translated from the coding sequence GTGAGCACCGCACTACTTGAGCGCCAGAGCGTCCTGGACGACCTGCTGCTGTTCATGCAGCAGGCCAATAACGAGCTGACCGCCACGGACATGTTCTGCGGCGCCGGCGGATCCTCCACCGGCGCGCTGGAAGTCCCCGGCGTGACGATCAAGACGGCCATGAACCACTGGGCCCGGGCCATCGAGACGCACAACGCCAACCACCCTGAGACGGAGCACGTCTGTGCGGACATTCAGATCACGGACCCGCGCTACATCGCCACCTCGGACATTCTCTGGGCATCCCCCGAGTGCACCAACCACTCGGTCGCTAAGGGCAAGAAGCGCGTCACCAACCAGCACGACCTGTTCGGCGACTCCATCGCGGACGAGGCAGCCGACCGATCCCGCGCCACCATGTGGGACGTGCCCCGCTTCGCCGAATGGCACAAGTACAAGCTCATCATCACCGAGAACGTAGTGGACGCCGCCAAGTGGGTCATGTTCGACGCCTGGCTGATGGCCATGGACGCGCTCGGATACGAGCACCACATCGTCTACATGAACTCGATGCACGCCCAGCTTGGCGGACTCCCCGCGCCCCAGTCGAGGGATCGCATGTACGTGATGTTCTGGCTCAAGGGAAACCGCCGGCCAAACTTTGACCTGCTCATGCCCCTGGCGCATTGCGGGACGTGCGACGAGACGGTGCGCTGCGTCCAGTCATGGAAGAACCCGAACTACCGTTGGGGCCGCTACAAGGCGCAGTACGTCTACCGCTGCCCCAACACGCGCTGCAAGAACGCGATCATCGAACCGGGCTGGCTGCCTGCCGCTTCCGCGATCGATTGGAAACTGCGCGGCCAGCGCATCGGCGACCGCACCAAGCCGCTCGTACCCAAGACCATGGCCAGGATCGCGGCCGGACTCAAGCGCTACCACGGCAAAGCAGTAAGCATCGATGCCGTCCGCGGCGCCGAGATCATCAGCCCCGTACACGCCGAGCCGTTCCAGACCCAGACGACCAGCTACACACGGTCACTGCTCGTGCCGGTGGAAGGCCGGGAAGGGAAGCAGGCACAGCTTGCAAGTGATCCCATGCGGACGCAGACGACCCGGAACGAAACTGGGCTGCTCGCACTGCCGCTGATCATGCGGAACAACTCGAGCCGCGGCAGTGGCGCTGAGATGTCCAAGCCTGCCACGGAGCCGCTGGGGACCATCACGACGGCTGGCCACCAGTCGCTTATCGCGACGCCGGGCAGCCGTCTGCTCATGGAGTACTACGGCAACGGCCAGATGCACCCGGTGTCCAAGGCCATCCCAACGATCAGCACCACCGATCGGTTCGCCATGATCACCACCATGCGCGGCACCTCCCCCGAGCACCTGGCCGCATCAAATGCGCCAACCACGGACCCGTTCGGAACATTCAGCGCAGGCGGCCAGCACCACGCCGTCACCGAGTGGACCGTGCCGGAAATTGAGGATTGCGAGTTCCGGATGCTCGAACCCTACGAGATCAGTGCGGGCATGGCCTTCCCGAAGAGCTACATCATGACCGGCAACAAGCGCGAACAGGTCAAGCAAGCCGGCAACGCGGTAACCCCGCCAGCCGCACGGGACCTGTTCATCGTCGCAGCACTATCGCTATCCGACGCAGGGTCACTGGTGGCGGCCTGA
- a CDS encoding major capsid protein, with translation MALVLSSDYITPTELTGYVRTALADLPQNSFGLSAYLPDVMVNDIDFRASVGGGGLAKAAKYRSWDAESPISGRVGVDRISGSIPPISVKRRLGEFDRLKMRGISTAIVDAILNDAVDLAKEIHARAEVARGQAISEGKVTLNENGLVLEADFQRKASHTQTAATKWNAGGSKPLDDLLAWQTEYVKTNGVRPGAMLTSQDVLSSLMRNSDVRALCLPAGATQQIVTVDAINAMLMSFGLPPVSLYEAQIQDDAGAAKAIIDAKKVVFLPGAGQKLGETLWGITAESLDAEYGVDSVDAPGVVVGSYSDQDPVALWTKASAVTLPVPANTNLTLSATVL, from the coding sequence ATGGCACTTGTTCTTTCCAGTGATTACATCACTCCTACGGAGCTGACCGGTTATGTTCGGACGGCCCTGGCTGACCTGCCGCAGAACTCGTTCGGGCTGTCTGCTTACCTGCCTGACGTGATGGTAAATGACATCGACTTCCGCGCATCGGTTGGCGGTGGCGGCCTTGCGAAGGCTGCTAAGTACCGCTCGTGGGATGCTGAGTCTCCGATTTCTGGCCGGGTTGGTGTTGACCGCATCAGCGGCTCGATTCCGCCCATCTCGGTCAAGCGTCGCCTTGGCGAGTTCGACCGGCTCAAGATGCGCGGCATCAGCACGGCAATCGTTGACGCGATCCTGAACGATGCAGTGGATCTCGCCAAGGAGATTCACGCCCGCGCCGAAGTTGCCCGAGGTCAGGCGATCTCAGAAGGCAAGGTCACTCTCAACGAGAACGGCCTTGTCCTTGAGGCTGATTTCCAGCGCAAGGCATCCCACACGCAGACCGCTGCAACGAAGTGGAACGCCGGCGGATCCAAGCCTCTGGATGACCTGCTGGCATGGCAGACGGAGTACGTCAAGACCAACGGTGTCCGTCCCGGCGCGATGCTGACCAGCCAGGACGTGCTCAGTTCGCTGATGCGCAACTCTGATGTGCGCGCCCTCTGCCTCCCGGCTGGCGCGACTCAGCAGATCGTCACGGTTGATGCCATCAACGCAATGCTGATGTCCTTCGGCCTCCCGCCCGTGTCGCTCTATGAGGCGCAGATCCAGGACGATGCCGGGGCTGCTAAGGCAATCATCGATGCCAAGAAGGTCGTGTTCCTCCCGGGCGCCGGCCAGAAGCTTGGCGAGACCCTTTGGGGCATCACTGCCGAGTCGCTGGATGCTGAGTATGGTGTCGATTCCGTTGATGCGCCCGGTGTCGTTGTCGGCTCCTATTCGGATCAGGATCCGGTTGCACTGTGGACCAAGGCGTCTGCTGTCACTCTGCCGGTTCCGGCGAACACGAACCTGACGCTTTCCGCAACGGTTCTGTAG
- a CDS encoding phage portal protein, whose amino-acid sequence MAVDILRKLSFDESAAFYRMLSTIRRKGSRNNLRAAYVEDKKRLDRIGFSVPPHMIDFQTPIGWASKGIKVPASRIRPDGFTLPRPSTLLDEISATFEDNYLSAVERMAIESSLQHSVAFVFVTPGDTTLGEPDVIVAARTALEATAEVDARTNRVTLALEMVTPLKALLYVPGLTLRVESGRDGWMVTSEIPNASGLIPCIPYIWGWSLSRPFGRSRVTRPLMGYIDKGVRTMLRQEVTAEFFSAPQRALLGADEAHFTGPDGKRISPLDALMGGLWALPDVFDEDEQKLVRPDLKQLQQASMQPHSEMMRTIGLMVSSELSIPVGYLGIIHDNPSSADAILASESDMIAMVEHEVDLGYKIAHEKLARTVLAVKYGGVTDAMAAELRGLSAHFANAGTPTRAARADAALKYTTAFPNGDPEVAMEEYGLSKSQIERNLAYVKRAQAGQRLDALVAASKASPAPVFSAGG is encoded by the coding sequence ATGGCTGTTGACATTCTTCGGAAGCTTTCGTTTGATGAGTCGGCGGCGTTTTATCGGATGCTGTCTACGATCCGGCGCAAGGGTTCCCGTAATAACCTGCGGGCGGCGTATGTGGAGGATAAGAAGCGTCTGGATCGGATCGGCTTTTCGGTTCCGCCGCACATGATTGATTTTCAGACGCCGATCGGTTGGGCCTCGAAGGGTATCAAGGTTCCGGCGTCCCGGATCCGTCCTGATGGTTTTACGCTTCCCCGCCCGTCCACCCTGCTCGATGAGATCAGTGCGACGTTCGAGGACAACTATCTGAGCGCTGTGGAGCGGATGGCGATTGAGTCGTCTTTGCAGCATTCGGTGGCATTCGTTTTCGTGACCCCGGGTGACACCACCCTGGGTGAGCCTGATGTGATTGTGGCGGCTCGGACGGCGCTTGAGGCGACGGCGGAGGTTGACGCCCGGACTAACCGTGTGACGTTGGCTCTTGAGATGGTCACGCCGCTGAAGGCGCTGCTGTACGTTCCGGGCCTGACGTTGCGTGTTGAGTCTGGCCGTGATGGCTGGATGGTTACGAGCGAGATCCCTAATGCTTCGGGTCTTATTCCTTGCATCCCTTACATCTGGGGTTGGTCACTGTCCCGCCCGTTCGGTCGCTCCAGGGTGACGCGCCCGCTGATGGGTTACATCGACAAGGGTGTGCGGACGATGCTCCGGCAGGAAGTCACTGCCGAGTTCTTCAGTGCCCCGCAGCGGGCACTGCTTGGCGCTGACGAGGCGCACTTTACGGGCCCGGACGGTAAGCGCATTTCCCCGCTTGACGCGCTCATGGGCGGTTTGTGGGCTCTGCCTGACGTGTTCGATGAGGATGAGCAGAAGCTTGTCCGCCCGGACCTGAAGCAGTTGCAGCAGGCGTCTATGCAGCCGCACTCTGAGATGATGCGGACCATCGGATTGATGGTGTCTAGTGAGTTGTCGATCCCGGTTGGTTATCTGGGAATCATTCATGACAACCCGTCGTCGGCTGATGCGATCCTGGCGTCTGAGTCGGACATGATCGCAATGGTTGAGCATGAGGTCGATCTGGGTTACAAGATCGCCCATGAGAAGTTGGCGCGCACGGTCCTTGCTGTGAAGTATGGCGGTGTCACGGATGCCATGGCTGCTGAGTTGCGTGGACTTTCGGCGCATTTTGCGAATGCTGGCACACCTACTCGTGCGGCGCGTGCTGATGCGGCGTTGAAGTACACGACGGCGTTTCCGAATGGTGATCCTGAGGTTGCCATGGAGGAATATGGGCTGTCGAAGTCGCAGATTGAACGGAACCTTGCCTATGTGAAGCGCGCACAGGCCGGGCAGCGACTTGACGCGCTGGTGGCGGCCTCGAAGGCTTCCCCTGCTCCCGTGTTTAGTGCTGGCGGTTAG
- a CDS encoding HNH endonuclease has translation MATSRTGTSQWKKLRAKVLHKAQAQGRTQCPYCGVTLNYQQGLRPNSAEVDHIIPHARGGQDVEENAIACCRRCNQSKGNRPAPRTAVLMAAKPLRTSRQW, from the coding sequence ATGGCGACCTCGCGCACCGGAACATCCCAGTGGAAGAAGCTCCGCGCCAAGGTCCTACACAAGGCCCAAGCACAAGGGCGGACGCAATGCCCATACTGCGGTGTCACGCTCAACTACCAGCAAGGGCTACGTCCCAATAGCGCCGAGGTAGACCACATCATCCCCCACGCCAGGGGCGGCCAAGACGTCGAAGAGAACGCCATTGCTTGTTGTCGCCGCTGCAACCAGTCCAAGGGCAACAGACCAGCGCCACGCACAGCCGTTTTGATGGCTGCGAAACCGCTTCGGACATCGCGGCAATGGTGA
- a CDS encoding DNA cytosine methyltransferase → MTHTEQDVAYVAFRMIQPHEQMWGMDFPKDYTVLGTMKERTMQAGNAVTPPAARDLVACMADTLTAA, encoded by the coding sequence GTGACTCACACCGAGCAAGACGTCGCCTACGTCGCCTTTCGGATGATCCAGCCGCACGAACAGATGTGGGGCATGGACTTCCCCAAGGACTACACCGTCCTCGGCACCATGAAGGAACGCACCATGCAAGCAGGCAACGCTGTCACTCCACCAGCCGCCCGCGACCTCGTCGCCTGCATGGCCGACACCCTCACTGCTGCATGA
- a CDS encoding RusA family crossover junction endodeoxyribonuclease, giving the protein MIHAFIPGMPVPQGSVNAYRGRIVAVTPKLREWRLKIRAGTMARHTGPPLDGPITVHLVFHITPPKRPRWPLPAVKPDLDKLIRAVLDSLSTTRHLAGVITDDARVVSITAQKTYHGRPGVMVTITKSESANESQ; this is encoded by the coding sequence ATGATCCACGCATTCATCCCCGGCATGCCCGTCCCGCAAGGGTCCGTGAACGCCTACCGCGGCCGCATCGTCGCCGTCACCCCGAAGCTGCGGGAATGGCGGCTGAAGATCCGGGCCGGGACCATGGCGCGACACACTGGGCCGCCGCTGGACGGGCCGATCACGGTTCATCTCGTGTTCCATATCACACCACCCAAACGGCCACGCTGGCCGCTCCCGGCAGTCAAGCCGGATTTGGACAAGCTGATCCGCGCCGTCCTGGATTCGTTGTCGACCACCAGGCACCTGGCCGGCGTCATCACCGACGACGCCCGGGTCGTATCCATCACCGCACAGAAGACCTACCACGGGCGCCCCGGCGTCATGGTGACCATTACCAAATCGGAGAGCGCCAATGAGTCTCAGTGA
- a CDS encoding head decoration protein — MDITVKRETFGQDNQSWLGSAHGTNAAQTITLDVSTFTKATHYPDGYLKSGIPLQKLAGGKYGLWLTTKELAGFLFTGVSAPASTATPVAAALLEHGRVIEAKLPVPVDAGGKTSAAGRIIFA; from the coding sequence ATGGACATCACCGTGAAGCGTGAGACCTTCGGCCAGGACAACCAGTCTTGGCTTGGATCTGCACATGGCACCAATGCCGCGCAGACCATCACTTTGGACGTTTCGACGTTCACTAAGGCAACCCACTACCCGGATGGCTACCTGAAGTCGGGCATCCCGCTGCAGAAGCTTGCTGGCGGCAAGTACGGACTGTGGCTGACCACCAAGGAGCTTGCCGGGTTCCTGTTCACTGGCGTTTCCGCTCCGGCCTCTACCGCCACCCCGGTGGCTGCTGCGCTGCTTGAGCATGGCCGCGTCATTGAGGCCAAGCTGCCCGTTCCCGTCGATGCTGGTGGCAAGACTTCTGCCGCTGGCCGCATCATCTTCGCCTAA